One window from the genome of Desulfallas thermosapovorans DSM 6562 encodes:
- a CDS encoding AAA family ATPase yields MKPLRLIMCAFGPYAGVQEIDFTELGDRSFFLIHGPTGAGKTTILDAMCFALYGDTSGAQREGKQMRSDHANPDTVTEVTFDFAIGSGVYRVRRRPEQERPKKHGPGTTTMRPDATLWKRTGLDTAGGAEGSVLASGWVKVRAAVENLLGFKSSQFRQVVLLPQGEFRKLLVADSKERQVIMETLFHIELYRLIEERLKESATKLKKKVEGVQEQRKWVLQQAAAEGPDELYRRWQDHRLELKAAVEKVAACRAEVERAREQLVAGQKARELLDEQKRALAEVAELEQKIPRVKAAREELANARQAAGLLDAESTLQARRRESAAAEKNLASRRAELQRARQAREKAMQNWAVEKSREHQREAAVREVNRLDDLTGKVDSLARAREDVATAQRRAKALQDKYNKARASLTALQATMEEKTKLRDDAANQAALSHGLEVACREAEQISAKRKNLELLRRQLEPLRKRMDQVLRKCRQADNDYARAKEELSALQETWYKGQASILASGLIAGRPCPVCGSAVHPAPAKSAGQVPSEEDIKARQQQLNKLEDYRDKVKTETNRYVAEIATMESKIKDLETELGERACIDPAALEAAVEQAKQMWSRSLKAREAADSLSRALEMLKNEEKNVHKQLEALEGEVREAVATLKSARAVVQERESTIPEELRDLQALHKARRAALGRRDELVAALEQARQAAEIAGQGLVKAETAVTEAQSAWQAARDRAAEAEEIFAVRLKAAGFSEITGYDRAKRTPEQMQRLEKTINDFAAALKAARDRRDRAVERAAGLAEPDLEKIAGILAAAEKKRDEALQQVTRLRSLVKQEYDWIKTVSALDNEIKELEQRYALWGRLAEVANGKNKYGLTFQRFVLGALLDDVTVAATGRLKVMSRGRYHLQRTLDRSRSNAAGGLDLEVFDTYTGVARGVATLSGGETFLASLSLALGLADVVQSYAGGMHLDTILVDEGFGTLDPESLDLAMRALMDLQQGGRLVGIISHVPELKEIIDARLEIKTTKKGSTASFKLS; encoded by the coding sequence ATGAAGCCGCTGCGGCTCATTATGTGCGCCTTTGGCCCTTATGCCGGTGTGCAAGAAATTGATTTCACTGAACTGGGTGACCGGTCCTTTTTTCTGATTCACGGGCCCACCGGCGCGGGCAAAACCACCATTCTTGACGCCATGTGCTTTGCCCTGTACGGTGACACCAGCGGTGCCCAGCGGGAAGGCAAGCAAATGCGCAGTGATCATGCCAATCCCGATACGGTGACCGAGGTAACCTTTGATTTTGCCATCGGGTCCGGTGTTTACCGTGTCCGGCGCCGCCCGGAGCAGGAACGGCCCAAAAAACACGGCCCGGGAACCACCACCATGCGGCCCGATGCCACCCTGTGGAAAAGAACCGGGCTGGATACCGCCGGGGGAGCGGAAGGGTCGGTGCTGGCCAGCGGGTGGGTAAAGGTGCGGGCAGCGGTGGAAAATTTGCTGGGCTTTAAAAGCAGCCAGTTCCGCCAGGTGGTGCTGTTGCCTCAGGGGGAATTTCGCAAACTGTTGGTGGCGGATTCCAAAGAACGCCAGGTTATTATGGAAACCCTTTTTCATATTGAGTTATATCGTTTGATTGAAGAACGCCTTAAAGAGTCAGCCACCAAGCTGAAAAAAAAGGTGGAAGGGGTACAGGAACAGCGGAAATGGGTACTGCAGCAAGCCGCTGCGGAGGGACCGGATGAACTGTACCGGCGCTGGCAGGACCACAGACTGGAATTGAAAGCGGCGGTGGAAAAGGTGGCTGCTTGCAGGGCAGAGGTTGAAAGGGCCCGGGAACAGCTGGTCGCCGGGCAAAAGGCCCGGGAGTTGCTTGATGAGCAAAAACGGGCTCTGGCTGAGGTGGCTGAGCTGGAGCAAAAAATCCCGCGCGTGAAGGCCGCCCGGGAGGAACTGGCCAATGCCCGCCAGGCGGCTGGTTTGCTGGATGCCGAAAGCACTTTGCAGGCCCGCCGCAGGGAATCCGCTGCTGCGGAGAAAAACCTGGCCTCCCGGCGGGCGGAACTGCAAAGGGCACGACAGGCCAGAGAAAAGGCGATGCAAAATTGGGCCGTGGAAAAGAGCAGGGAGCACCAGCGAGAGGCCGCTGTGCGGGAGGTTAACCGCCTGGATGACTTGACCGGCAAGGTTGATTCCCTGGCCAGGGCCCGGGAAGATGTGGCGACGGCACAACGGCGGGCCAAAGCATTGCAAGATAAATATAACAAAGCCAGGGCTTCTTTGACTGCTTTACAGGCGACCATGGAAGAAAAGACCAAACTGCGCGATGACGCTGCCAACCAGGCTGCCCTGAGCCATGGTTTGGAGGTGGCCTGCCGGGAAGCGGAACAAATCAGCGCTAAAAGAAAAAACCTGGAATTGTTGCGCCGGCAGTTGGAGCCGCTGCGTAAAAGAATGGATCAGGTCCTGCGGAAATGCCGGCAGGCGGATAATGATTACGCCCGGGCCAAAGAGGAGTTGTCCGCATTACAGGAGACGTGGTATAAAGGACAGGCCTCCATACTGGCGAGTGGGTTAATTGCCGGTCGGCCCTGTCCCGTGTGTGGCTCTGCGGTACATCCCGCACCGGCCAAAAGCGCCGGGCAGGTACCCTCTGAAGAAGATATTAAAGCCCGGCAGCAGCAATTAAACAAGTTGGAGGATTACCGCGACAAGGTAAAAACTGAAACAAACCGCTATGTTGCAGAAATAGCCACTATGGAAAGTAAAATAAAAGATCTGGAAACCGAGTTGGGCGAGCGGGCCTGCATCGATCCGGCCGCCCTTGAGGCTGCCGTAGAGCAAGCTAAACAAATGTGGAGCCGGTCATTGAAGGCCAGGGAAGCCGCGGACTCTCTGTCCCGGGCTCTGGAGATGCTAAAAAACGAAGAAAAAAATGTCCATAAACAGCTGGAGGCTCTGGAAGGGGAAGTGCGAGAGGCAGTTGCCACTTTGAAGTCCGCCCGGGCGGTGGTGCAGGAAAGGGAATCCACCATTCCGGAGGAATTGCGTGACCTGCAGGCATTGCATAAAGCCCGCCGGGCGGCGCTGGGCAGGCGCGATGAACTGGTGGCCGCGCTGGAACAGGCCAGGCAAGCGGCAGAGATAGCCGGCCAGGGTCTGGTCAAGGCCGAGACGGCGGTAACCGAAGCCCAAAGTGCCTGGCAGGCGGCCAGGGACCGGGCTGCGGAGGCCGAGGAGATTTTCGCCGTGCGGCTGAAAGCAGCCGGTTTTTCCGAAATTACCGGGTACGACCGGGCCAAAAGAACCCCGGAGCAAATGCAAAGGCTGGAAAAAACCATTAACGATTTTGCCGCCGCCCTGAAAGCCGCCCGGGACCGCCGGGACAGGGCTGTGGAGCGGGCTGCGGGTTTGGCCGAACCCGATCTGGAAAAGATAGCCGGCATACTGGCGGCGGCGGAAAAAAAACGGGATGAGGCGCTGCAGCAAGTTACCCGGCTGCGTTCGCTGGTTAAGCAAGAATATGATTGGATCAAGACAGTTTCAGCCCTGGATAATGAAATAAAAGAACTGGAGCAAAGGTACGCGTTATGGGGGCGCCTGGCCGAAGTGGCCAACGGTAAAAACAAGTACGGGCTGACCTTCCAGCGTTTTGTGCTGGGGGCGCTGCTGGATGATGTCACCGTGGCCGCCACCGGGCGCCTAAAGGTAATGAGCCGGGGGCGTTATCATCTGCAGCGCACCCTGGATCGATCCCGCAGCAATGCCGCCGGTGGTCTGGATCTGGAGGTTTTTGATACCTATACCGGCGTGGCCCGGGGGGTGGCCACCCTGTCCGGCGGAGAAACCTTTCTGGCCTCGCTTTCTTTGGCCCTGGGGTTGGCCGATGTGGTCCAGTCCTATGCGGGAGGCATGCACCTGGATACCATTTTGGTGGATGAAGGATTCGGCACCCTGGATCCCGAATCCCTGGATTTGGCCATGCGGGCGTTAATGGACCTGCAACAGGGCGGACGCCTGGTGGGTATTATCTCCCACGTACCCGAGCTTAAAGAAATCATCGACGCCCGCCTGGAAATTAAAACCACCAAAAAAGGCAGTACGGCCAGCTTTAAGCTATCTTAA
- a CDS encoding exonuclease SbcCD subunit D: MRFIHTADWHLGRIFHGVHLTDDQAYVLEQFIGLVHDARPDAVLIAGDIYDRSVPPHEAVQLLDEVLYRIVMDCRVPVLIIAGNHDSARRLGFGHRLLARQGLHITSQPDNDLAPVVIEDCHGPVYFCPVPYVDPPVVRDCLGVQDARGHDSAMAVLVDYWQARVPGGARKVALAHAFVAGGEGSESERPLSIGGADKVQVAHFRAFNYTALGHLHKAQPAGEEQIRYAGSLMKYSFSEAEHKKSVTLVEMDARGVVTREEIALCPRRDVRRLDGFLRDLLVGPPPGVSREDYIMVTLRDSGAILDAMGKLREVYPNVLHIERPHLNCGGDLRGPGGDHRRLGELDLFASFFQQVAGEELTSEQQRVIAGIVEQIYRQDYRPEQGGGAARLTEQRETGVLA; encoded by the coding sequence ATGCGTTTCATACATACCGCCGACTGGCATTTAGGCCGTATTTTTCACGGTGTGCATTTGACGGATGACCAGGCTTATGTTTTGGAACAATTTATCGGGCTCGTTCACGATGCCAGGCCGGATGCGGTTTTAATTGCCGGGGATATCTATGACCGCTCCGTACCTCCCCATGAAGCGGTGCAACTGTTGGATGAGGTACTTTACCGGATAGTTATGGACTGCCGGGTACCTGTTTTAATAATTGCCGGTAACCACGACAGTGCCAGGCGATTGGGCTTTGGCCACCGGCTGCTGGCCCGCCAGGGTCTCCACATAACCAGTCAACCCGATAACGACCTGGCCCCGGTGGTCATTGAAGACTGCCACGGCCCGGTTTATTTTTGTCCCGTACCCTACGTTGACCCGCCCGTGGTGCGGGATTGCCTGGGGGTACAGGATGCCCGGGGGCATGACAGCGCCATGGCCGTGCTGGTTGATTACTGGCAGGCCCGGGTGCCCGGGGGCGCCCGCAAGGTGGCCCTGGCCCACGCCTTTGTAGCGGGTGGGGAGGGAAGCGAATCGGAGCGGCCCCTTTCCATTGGCGGGGCGGATAAAGTGCAGGTCGCCCACTTTCGGGCCTTTAACTATACAGCCCTGGGACACTTGCACAAAGCCCAGCCCGCCGGGGAAGAGCAAATCCGCTACGCCGGTTCCTTGATGAAATATTCCTTCTCCGAAGCGGAGCATAAAAAATCCGTGACCCTGGTGGAAATGGATGCCCGGGGAGTAGTTACCCGGGAGGAAATTGCTCTATGCCCCCGCCGGGATGTGCGCCGCCTGGACGGTTTTTTAAGGGACCTGCTGGTGGGGCCGCCCCCGGGGGTGAGCCGGGAGGATTATATTATGGTGACCCTGCGGGATTCGGGGGCGATATTGGACGCCATGGGCAAGCTACGGGAAGTTTACCCCAATGTACTGCATATTGAGCGTCCCCATTTGAACTGCGGCGGTGATTTGCGCGGCCCGGGGGGCGACCACCGCCGTTTGGGGGAGTTGGATTTATTTGCATCCTTTTTCCAACAGGTGGCCGGTGAGGAGTTGACCTCGGAGCAGCAAAGGGTAATTGCCGGTATAGTGGAACAAATTTATCGCCAGGATTACCGGCCTGAACAGGGGGGCGGGGCGGCCCGTCTTACGGAACAGCGGGAAACGGGGGTGCTGGCATGA
- a CDS encoding MFS transporter yields the protein MGPINSIQLVSTVSFLMNFAIQGSLIYIPLLSAQMGASDFEVGIIGACYGSAYLLSSLYFGRQSDRLGRLGFIRSGLLLCALTFAAQLLAGHIFTLGLVRAGVGLALGITTAALVAYAFEAGANMGRFSSYGSLGWIAGALLAAYLSNIAYLFAVSSLCCAIAFFISLRFPGETTGKRNSSKAQLPSLKNVFKEGWPVYLAVFLRHLGAAAVWIILPLYFISLGLEQFWVGILWGINFAVQFIVMRHLERFNPNSIFTFGQVLSIGVFLAYVLANQLWQLVMIQIMLGVTWSCLYVGALLLVLKTGEDKGTASGIFQATLNLCNAAGPFLGGMIAHGWGYNGVMIFAAALGMAGLATAIPRVQKQQAA from the coding sequence ATGGGACCAATCAACTCTATACAGCTGGTCAGCACGGTAAGTTTTTTAATGAATTTCGCCATCCAGGGATCGCTTATCTATATCCCCCTGTTAAGCGCGCAAATGGGCGCTTCGGATTTTGAAGTGGGGATAATCGGGGCCTGCTACGGCAGCGCATACCTGTTATCCTCCCTTTATTTCGGGCGTCAATCCGACCGGTTGGGCAGATTGGGCTTTATCCGCAGCGGGCTGTTGCTTTGCGCCCTGACCTTCGCCGCCCAGCTGCTGGCGGGTCATATTTTCACCCTGGGCCTGGTACGGGCCGGGGTGGGCTTGGCTCTGGGTATAACCACCGCTGCCCTGGTGGCCTACGCCTTCGAAGCAGGGGCCAATATGGGGCGTTTCAGTTCCTACGGATCCCTTGGCTGGATAGCAGGGGCGTTGCTGGCAGCTTATTTAAGCAATATTGCCTATCTTTTTGCGGTAAGTTCCCTGTGCTGCGCAATCGCTTTTTTTATCTCCCTGCGGTTTCCCGGGGAAACCACAGGGAAGCGAAATTCCTCCAAGGCGCAGTTGCCCAGTTTGAAAAATGTTTTTAAGGAGGGCTGGCCGGTTTACCTGGCTGTTTTTTTGCGGCATCTGGGTGCCGCGGCGGTTTGGATTATCCTGCCCCTTTATTTTATCTCCCTGGGCCTGGAGCAGTTTTGGGTGGGAATACTGTGGGGAATTAACTTTGCCGTACAATTTATCGTCATGCGCCATTTGGAACGTTTCAACCCCAACTCGATTTTTACCTTCGGCCAGGTTTTGTCCATTGGCGTATTTTTAGCCTATGTTCTGGCCAACCAGCTCTGGCAGTTGGTGATGATCCAGATAATGCTGGGGGTAACCTGGTCCTGCCTCTATGTGGGTGCATTGCTGCTGGTACTGAAAACCGGAGAGGATAAAGGTACCGCCAGCGGTATTTTCCAGGCCACCCTCAATCTTTGCAATGCCGCCGGGCCTTTTCTGGGTGGTATGATAGCCCACGGGTGGGGCTATAACGGGGTGATGATATTTGCCGCTGCGCTGGGCATGGCCGGGCTTGCCACGGCTATTCCCCGAGTCCAAAAACAACAGGCAGCTTAA